The Paenibacillus sp. RC334 nucleotide sequence GAAGTCAAGCCGTGCAACATGCTCCACACGGATGTGGCGATCAGGCGATCATCCCCTTGAGTTATGCTGCCATCATCCATAGCGGCTTTTAGTCCGGATTCAAGCAGCTCAAAGCCTTTAAAGCGTCCACTGTCAATAAGGCTGATTAAGCTTACAGATTCCAGGTTGCTGATAAACAGGATGTTGTAATATTCCGGGTTAGCCGTTCCAAAACGAACATAAGCGTCGGACACTGTTTTCAGCACATCCAGGGCATTCAATCCTGCTGCCTGTGCTTCTTCCGCACGCTGCTGAAGAGACTGCAAAAACATGGAATTTCCTTCAATCAGCAGTTCTCGGACAATCGCTTCCTTATTGGCAAAATAATGATAAATGGTCGTTGGCGAATATTCGATCTGATCCGCAATTTTGCGCATAGAAACTTCGGCATACCCTTGGTTCAGGAAAAGCGAGCGGGCGGCCTCGATTATTTTCCGGCGGATTTCACTGCTTTCACGTTCTCGGCGTTTGATATGTTTCATAAGTAGGTGTAGACGCCATGCAGGGATACGTCAAAAGTATAACCCTTTCTTTTGAATTCAGTTGCGAAACCGCCGGCCAGGGTATGACTTTCAAAAACAGCCGTTCGGTAACCGAGCGCGGAGAGCCTTGCTGCACAGGACAAACCGCCAAGACCTGCGCCGATGACGATAACATCATACTTGTTCATGATTTCATCTCCTTTATTAACATTGTTATTTAAATTAACACCGTTAAGTTAAAGGGATTATAACCCACAACATTACGTTTGGGAAGCCCCGGTTTTTGGGGTTATCTGTCGGGGCTAACCATCAAAACATAAGAGATTTAGCTCTTATTACATTACAGCCGCAAAAGTTAAGATAATACAAAAAACATCCAAAATTGTAGCGCTTTCACTTGTCAAATTCCAATGAAGATGCTATCCTGCAAGTGGGATTGTTACTGAAAAGGCAAAACCCGAGTACATTTGTGTACCCGGAGTTTGCCTTTTTTTGATTTTATATCGATGCAGCATTATACAGTCAACCATCCCAAGCATGTGTAAGCGCTTTAAAAAAATGACACCAAAGGAGATCAATTTCATGCAAAGAAGACGTTTCGCCCTTGTTTTACTATCTTTCGTGTTCCTGCTCACGATCGTTTTCCCGTCCTCCAGCTCTGCCGCGGCATCCGATGTACCAGCACCACAGGCTACCCTGCTTACTCAGGTACAGCCTTTGGGTGAAGTCGTTTCTGCTGTTGTACTGAAATACAGCACCAATATTGACGGGGCATCCTTGTCCACTTCCAGCTTTCAGGTTCAATCTGTACTCAATGATGTATACACAGACAGAACCGTGACTGGTGTGTATACCAACGATTCTGGAATCATCACCAACCGCAGTACTCATGGCAAATATGTCGTGATCGAACTGGATACACAGGATAAAAATGCAAGTACCCTTACTTACGATGCAACGAGTGGCGTCAACCGCATCAATACGTTGAATTATTACATTAGTCAAAAGAAAGACATTGCATCTCAAAAGAAAGCAGTCATTCCAGCCACTGCACAGACTGTAAAAGCAACCGATAAAGTTACACCTATCGTGGACGATTTCCAAAAAAACACCTTTGAAAATAAAGACGGCTTCAAACTGAACTACTTTACGTTTGAGCCTAAAGTAGAGTCTGGCAAAACCTACCCGCTGGTTGTGTTCCTGCACGGAAACGGCGAGCGTGGTGACGGAAACGGAGTAAACCTGCTGGCGAATGCTGGTGCCGTTACTTGGGCTTCTCCTGAGCAGCAAGCCAAACACCCTTCCTTCGTAATCGCTCCACAAAGCCCGATTGACCTGGAACATAAATTTATTTGGGCGGATGAGCCGCGCAACAGCGCTGTAGCCGATCTGGTACGTGAAACGGCGTTAAAATATCCGATCGACACTAACCGAATCTATATCGTTGGTATTTCTCAAGGAGCTATGGGAACGTGGAGATTGTTGGAGAAAAATCTTGATTTGTTCGCCGCAGGTGTGCCGATTGCCGGTTTGACCAACTATGAAAAAGCCGTTAACATGTATGCACCTGTTGATCCTAAACACGTGGAAGTATTGAAAAACGTACCTATTTGGGCCTTCCATGCCGTAGACGACACCTCGGTAAGCCCTAAAAACTCGCAAGAAATGGTAGCTGCCATTAAAGCACAAAACGGAAATCTCATTCATTTTACTGAATATGAGGCAGGCATTATCAAACCTGTAGGACACTTCTCATGGGTTCCCGCTTTGCAAAATCAGGATATGATTGAGTGGCTGTTTGCACAAAAGAAATAAAATTGTTTTTCATATCTCTAAAAATAAAGCGCCAGATAGGTTCGATATCCGTCTGGCGCTGTTTTGCTATCTAAAAAAACTACGACAGCATAATTAACTAACTTATAAGTGAATTCCATTTTTGCTCTAAGTCGTTGAGGTAGCCTGCGCTATTGCGATTAAATTTTTTGCGTAATATAACGCTGGTTAAACGCTGATCCCACAGTGCTTTTCGAGATTTATAGCGAGTAAAGCAAACTGAGCGCAGTCGTGAAATGACATGTTCTTGGCGCAGTGCATCATTCACTAATACGATCATTTCACCATTGCGTATGATGTAACTGTTCCAATTACGAAGTCCCGTAATACGACGGTGACTAGCCTTCGTCCGTCGAAAGAATTGCTCTAAGTCATTGCTCGTTCTTGGAATGTAGTAATGGTCATAACAAGTGAACAAGCCTTTCCAAAACCCTCTGGAAAAGTTAAGTAAATTGTTAACCATTAGCTCGTCACTCTGATGCGTGTAGGTTTGTTTCACCCATTCCAGTAGCAGGGACAGTTCCCACACAGCCGTCTCACTACTTTTATCTTCCTCAGGAGTGAGAATGCTAGCGATATGTTCCAAGGGTTTCACTAGCCGCGAAACGGCTGTATAACTAGGTTTTAATTCTTCAATTTTACTGAATATTCTGACAACACCTTGAAGTAAATTAGGCTCTTTTTTTACTCAAGCATCTTTGTAAGGAAGCTTGTATGGCTTGTGCACGTTCATAAATTTTGGTACTCCTAACGCTGATAATCTGCCGTTCTACCTTACGGATTCCAAAGGTAATAAACTGGATACAGGGATCGCCGATCAAGGCGAGCCAGAGGGGATAATCGCGTTCATGACGGTTGGTCATAAGCTGCCGCAAGAGATGGTATTGCAAATCAATGTGAATCGCATCGGTGGGACTGAGGGAAGCTGGAAAGGCCAACTTCAAATCGACCAACTGAAGTCATCAACCCCAAGTACCAAGTAATCCGTGCTTTAAAATTTCCAATGAGAAAGGTGGACACCTCATGAGTGTCCACCTTTTTTTGTCGCGAATAAATCAATTTTGAACCGGGGTCCCTTTTCATTGGTTTTGAGATTTATAAAGTATGGATTCAGCAATCGGTATGCCGGGACAGCAACCGTCAGTGCTTAGGTAAGAACTTTTATCACTTCAACAACAATCTTAGATTAATAAACTATGCTGCCCGTTAGCTGAGCGAAGGGCTGCCACGCGGCAGCCCTTTCGATGTTGAATCTATAGTTCCCCGAGGGAGTTTAATAATCATAATACGGTGTTAACAAAATTTAGTGTATATGCTCAGGGTGACACTCACCTTTATGACAGTACCTGTACTAAAAGTGCGTACTTACATATTTACAGTGCAATCTTTATACTCAAAGAAGGAAATAAATAAATTTCTATAACCTGGAAATATAAAAACTTAAGAAAGAGGGATAATTATATGTCTAATGCTTGGAAAGTTTACTTATTAGCCGCTGTTAGCTTCTTGCTTGGAACATCCGAGTATATCATAGCAGGGATTCTCGACACAGTTGCAAGAGACGTTAATGTCTCCGTCGCTGCTGCTGGTCAGCTCATTACTGTTTTTTCACTCGCCTATGCTTTTGGAACACCTTTCCTTATCGCATTTACAGCACGAATGGAGCAGCGCAAGCTTTTAGTTTATTCACTTGGTGTATTTGTGATTGGAAATATTATCGCCGTAGTTTTACCTGGCTTTGGATTTCTTTTAGTCTCACGCGTTATTCTTGCACTAAGCATGGGAGTATTCGTTGTAACCTCCTTTACTGTCGCTACCAAGATGACTCCACCTGATAAACAGGGAAGTGCAATTGCAACAATCCTTATGGGCTTTAGCACCTCGTTGATTATCGGTGTTCCGCTAGGCAGAGTTATTGCTTCCGCTTATGATTGGAGATTGATCTTCGAAGGAATCGGTGCACTTAGTATTCTTGCGATGATCGTTATACTCTTAGTCATCCCACGCTCAAATGGCGATGAGTCGGTTCCCTTGCGCAAACAGCTTGCTTTAATTAAGCAACCGAAAATAATTGCAGCCCTAATGATCACTTTCTTATGGATTTCTGGTTATTCTACGGTCTACACCTACATTTCTCCCTTCCTGCTGTCGATTACAGGGATGAACAGTAAAACAGTTATCATTGCTTTATTCGCTTTCGGGATTGCCAGCTTATTCGGCTCAAAGCTTGGCGGCTATAGTACGGATAAATGGGGATTCCCTCGTACTTTATTTGTCAGTATGGTACTGCATATAGTAGCCTTAGTTCTACTGTCATTATCAGCCCAATCGCCTGCTATCGTTTTCCTTGTGCTCATATTTTGGGCTCTCTCTGCTTGGTCAACAAGTCCAACTCAGCAATATCACTTAATGACGCTTGCTCCGGCGGCCTCAGGCATTATGGTGAGTATGAATAGTTCAGTTTTACAGCTTGCTATGGGTGCTGGTGCAGGAATTGGAGGCGTTTTCGTGGAACAAGTTTCCTTAGCTTCGATTAGCTGGATTGGAGCTGCGGTTGTTGCCATCGCTGCAATAACCGTTATGGTATATTTACGAGTAACCCACTCCAAAGCTTGACAATCTGTAATAGTTAGCTTTATTAAGACTGCTATAAAAAAGAAGTATTTCCCTGTTCAGGAGATACTTCTTTGTAATATAAACAAGACAACTATGCCTACCGCTGTACAGCCTCCAGAGCTGGCGAACTGTTTTTCTCTCCCCACTCGCACATCATATTTAACAATGGAATGAGAGAAAGACCACTTTCAGATAATGAATATTCAACTTTTGGAGGTATTTGGGGAAATTCCTTGCGTATGATAAGCCCATCTGCCTCCAGCTCTTTTAACATGATGCTTTGCGTTTTAAAGGAAATGGTACCGATACATCGATTCAGCTCATTAAACCGCATTACCTTATTTTCAGACAGCCAATACATAATGATCATTTTATATTTACCGCCTATTAAGGACAACGTGTATCCAAAGCCAGTTTCTTTTAGTTTCACGCCAGTTGGAATATAGGTTTCGCGCACAAGTTACACTCTCCTTTTGGTAAGTATATGATATAAATATGCATACTTTATAATACATCATTATGCAATCTTATTGAAAGGATGTAAATCGCTATAAAATTTGATATATCCTAAATTTGAATAAATTTTAGAAACGGAATGGGACCGGAACGATGGCAGCGCGAACGCGGAGGGCGAGTGTTGGCCAAAACAGGAAACGGTTAGTTGAGTAAAGATAACCTTTTTATTACTTCTTCAGATATTCGATTCACAATGGAGAATGTATCTAAATAACCCTCTATGACAATGTCTGAACTTGGTTTAACTGTCCTTTCCATTTCCAAATAAGCCGACCTTCCCTTAACTAAATAGTTTTTTAACTATGACAGCATAATTAACTAGCTCATAAGTGAATTCCATTTTTGCTCTAAGTCGTTGAGGTAGCCTGCGCTATTGCGATTAAATTTTTTGCGTAATAGACTGTTCCGTTTTCTCTGTTACAAGCGCTTTGGATTCAACTTGCTCTATTTTTCGTTCGATGTCGCGAATCCCGCGCATGCTCTTTTTGAGTTCCATTTTTAACTTGCGATCGGCGTCGATAATGGGCTTAGCAATGTCTTTCAGATAGTGGTACTGACTTTACTTTCGCGTAACTCCTTATTACTTATTTTATAAATAAAATGACTCGATTCAATAAATACAACTCTCTAATTCTACTGTACTGCTGAAATTGCTAAAAGGCCCATTTTTTCTTAATAATAAAAAGCGCCGGGTTCATTCCCCCCAACGCTTCCTTAATGCCTTCATGTATGAAACAACGATTATTCCACTTTGCCGCCCTCTACGACCAATTGGTCTGTAAAGCCTTCTCCGTAAACAGAGGTCAGTGTGTCCTTGTAGGCTTGATGCACAAAGTTTTCCTTGCCTAATGTAGCCAGCTCATTGTTGATCCAGTCTAACAGCTCCTTATTTCCCTTCGCTACTGCGGGTGCAATCGTATCCTGGCCGCCAAAGGCCGGAATGGTTACGGTGAAGCCGGGATTGGCTTTCGCCCAAGCGATCAGCTCTGTATTATCGTTAGCGATGGCAGCGCCGCGCTTGTCTTTGAGAGCTGAGAAAATTTCCGTGTACTGATCGAATTTGAGCAGCTTGATGTCAGGATAATTTTTCGTAAAATAGGTCTCAGCCGTCGTTCCTTTTGCGACAATCAGCTTCTGATCCGAGTTCTTCAATTGATCAATCGTAGTGATCGGAGCGCTGTCGGGTGATACAATGCCAAAGGATAATTTCATGTATGGATTAGTAAAATCGACCTTTTCTTTGCGCTCGTCCGTCACGGTAAAGTTAGCCATGATGATGTCTACCTTGTTGGATTGCAAATAAGCGACCCGGCTGGCGGCATCCACCAGCACGAACTCTACCTTGGACTCATCGCCCAGTAGATCCTTGGCAAATCGTTTCGCAATATATACGTCAAAGCCCTGATTTTTCCCTTCTGAATCCACGTAGCCAAAAGGAGGCTTATCCGCGAATACACCAATTCGGATTTTGCCGTTCTTTTTAATGTCCTCAATTGAAGCAAATTTTGCCGAGCCAGAACTGCCATTGGTATTGCCACCTGCTCCTGCGCAGCCCGTCAATCCGATAAGCAGCAGGCTTACAGCCAGCAATAATGCCGTTAACTTCAACCCTTTTTTCATCGTATTCATCCCCCTGTTTATGTAGTTTCATACTGAAATATATCCAGAAAGTGCTGGGCACGCTCTGTTTCCGGTTGGGTAAAAAATTGCTGTGGCGTGGTCATTTCGCATATTTGTCCTTGATCCATAAAAACGATACGATCCCCCACCGACTTGGCGAATCCCATCTCATGCGTCACGATAATCATCGTCATTCCCTGTCGCGCCAGTTCTCGCATCACATCCAGCACCTCCCTGACCATTTCCGGGTCCAAGGATGCCGTGACTTCGTCAAAGAGCATAATTTCAGGGTTCATACACAGTGCGCGTACAATCGCAATCCGCTGCTTTTGTCCGCCTGATAACTCTCTCGGATACGCATCCTTGCGATCCAACAGACCGACCCGTTCCAATAATTGCTCCGCTTGCTTGAGCGCTTCCTGCTTGTTTCTTCGCTGCACTTTAAGCGGGCCTAGCAATATATTTTCCAAAACGGTCATATGGGGAAACAGCTCATAGTTCTGGAATACCATCCCGATATGCTGTCGTATCTCCCGCCAATTCACTTTTTTATCCGTAAGATCCTGCCCTCTATATTGGATTTCTCCGCCTTGGACTGGCTCCAGACCATTGAGGCATCGCAGAAGTGTGCTTTTTCCACAGCCCGAAGGGCCAAGAACAACCACGACCTCCCCCTTCGTTACCTCCAGATCAATCTGTTGGAGTACCTTTCGATCACCGAAGCTTTTGTCCAGCCCTCGAATCTCCAGCAAAACCTCCACAGCCTCTGCCATTACGCCACCCCATCCTGCTAATTTTGCCATCTGCGTTCGAATCTTTTGGAAAGTCTGGACAACGGATAGCATACGAGAAAATATAGTATAAAAATAAAACCGTACACCCAAAAGGATGCAGCAGGCGCTTTAATCACACCAAGCTCAATAATCTGTTGTCCGACCTTTACCACCTCTACCACGCCAATCAACACCACCAATGACGTTGTTTTGATCATCCGTGTCGCCAGATTAATAGAACCCGGCAGCATTCGGCGCACCGCCTGAGGAATGAGCACATGACGGTATAACTGTCCATACGTCAGACCCAGTGCTTGCCCGGATTCCACCTGATGCTTGGGTAACGATTCGAGCGCACCACGAACGATGTCACCGATCTCCGCCGCACCCCATAAGCTAAACACGATAATTGCCGTTAGCTCCCCGCTAATGTTCACATTCAGCAAAGGCGTGAAGCCGAAGTACACGACATACAGCCAAACCAAAATCGGAATAATGCGAAACGTCTCCAGATAAAGCCGTAATACAAATCGAATCGGTCCCGACTTTAAAGTGCGCAATAGCCCCATCACGATGCCCAGCACTGTGCCGATCACAATCGAAATAAATGCAATTTCCATCGTAACGAGTAACCCACCTAACAGACGCTCAAAATTGGAACCTTCAAAAAGCACATTAATCCCCGAATTCTGCATATCGCACCTTCCTTTCCACCCATGTCAGCAGCATCGACAAAGGCAAAAGCAGGACGAGATAAGCCAGCACCAGCAGAATCAGCGATTCCGCCGTTTTGTAGTACATGCCGATCAGGTCTTTTGCCACATTCATAATATCTAGCAAAGCAATGGCGCCAACAATGGAGGTTTCTTTGAGCAGAAAAATCGCATTCGCACCCAACGACGGAACACTGATAGCAAAGGCCTGTGGCAAAATAACATACCGCGCCAGTTGCACCTTGGACAGTCCCAAGCTAAGCCCGGATTCCGTCTGAGTTTTACTCACTGCTTCAATCCCACCACGGAACGCCTCTGCCATATACCCTCCGCCCAAAAAGGTCATACCAATGATGGCGCACGTCATTTCACTCATATGCAACCCAATTTTTGTAAAACCATAGTACAGAAAATACAACTGTACCAGCAGCGGTGTATTTCGGGAAAGCTCAATATACGCTACAATAATGCCGCTGATACCCTTCACCTTGTAATACAACACGATACTGCACAGCAAACCGACGATCAGCGAAAAAAGTATGGCCCAAAAAGCAATCTTCAGTGTAAGCCACATCGCCTCACCATACAGCGGCAAGCTCTCTACGATAAACTCCCAGTCTAAATTCATATGTACATACCTTTCAATTTTCGATTAATCCTATGTATTTTGTGAGTTTAATAACAATGATTGTATTCCAGCCCAATTATTACGTCAATACTCCGACAAAAATTTGTCATATTTATCTATGATTTAGGAAGAAAACCTTTATTTCATTTCAGAAATGCATGCAAAAAAGCCTGAAATGGCTAAATTCCATTCCAGGCT carries:
- a CDS encoding TetR/AcrR family transcriptional regulator — its product is MKHIKRRERESSEIRRKIIEAARSLFLNQGYAEVSMRKIADQIEYSPTTIYHYFANKEAIVRELLIEGNSMFLQSLQQRAEEAQAAGLNALDVLKTVSDAYVRFGTANPEYYNILFISNLESVSLISLIDSGRFKGFELLESGLKAAMDDGSITQGDDRLIATSVWSMLHGLTSLLLNFDFPTEKSNDELISFTIDTFFKGVSR
- a CDS encoding PHB depolymerase family esterase gives rise to the protein MQRRRFALVLLSFVFLLTIVFPSSSSAAASDVPAPQATLLTQVQPLGEVVSAVVLKYSTNIDGASLSTSSFQVQSVLNDVYTDRTVTGVYTNDSGIITNRSTHGKYVVIELDTQDKNASTLTYDATSGVNRINTLNYYISQKKDIASQKKAVIPATAQTVKATDKVTPIVDDFQKNTFENKDGFKLNYFTFEPKVESGKTYPLVVFLHGNGERGDGNGVNLLANAGAVTWASPEQQAKHPSFVIAPQSPIDLEHKFIWADEPRNSAVADLVRETALKYPIDTNRIYIVGISQGAMGTWRLLEKNLDLFAAGVPIAGLTNYEKAVNMYAPVDPKHVEVLKNVPIWAFHAVDDTSVSPKNSQEMVAAIKAQNGNLIHFTEYEAGIIKPVGHFSWVPALQNQDMIEWLFAQKK
- a CDS encoding MFS transporter — encoded protein: MSNAWKVYLLAAVSFLLGTSEYIIAGILDTVARDVNVSVAAAGQLITVFSLAYAFGTPFLIAFTARMEQRKLLVYSLGVFVIGNIIAVVLPGFGFLLVSRVILALSMGVFVVTSFTVATKMTPPDKQGSAIATILMGFSTSLIIGVPLGRVIASAYDWRLIFEGIGALSILAMIVILLVIPRSNGDESVPLRKQLALIKQPKIIAALMITFLWISGYSTVYTYISPFLLSITGMNSKTVIIALFAFGIASLFGSKLGGYSTDKWGFPRTLFVSMVLHIVALVLLSLSAQSPAIVFLVLIFWALSAWSTSPTQQYHLMTLAPAASGIMVSMNSSVLQLAMGAGAGIGGVFVEQVSLASISWIGAAVVAIAAITVMVYLRVTHSKA
- a CDS encoding helix-turn-helix domain-containing protein, coding for MRETYIPTGVKLKETGFGYTLSLIGGKYKMIIMYWLSENKVMRFNELNRCIGTISFKTQSIMLKELEADGLIIRKEFPQIPPKVEYSLSESGLSLIPLLNMMCEWGEKNSSPALEAVQR
- a CDS encoding cysteine ABC transporter substrate-binding protein, which translates into the protein MKKGLKLTALLLAVSLLLIGLTGCAGAGGNTNGSSGSAKFASIEDIKKNGKIRIGVFADKPPFGYVDSEGKNQGFDVYIAKRFAKDLLGDESKVEFVLVDAASRVAYLQSNKVDIIMANFTVTDERKEKVDFTNPYMKLSFGIVSPDSAPITTIDQLKNSDQKLIVAKGTTAETYFTKNYPDIKLLKFDQYTEIFSALKDKRGAAIANDNTELIAWAKANPGFTVTIPAFGGQDTIAPAVAKGNKELLDWINNELATLGKENFVHQAYKDTLTSVYGEGFTDQLVVEGGKVE
- a CDS encoding amino acid ABC transporter ATP-binding protein → MAEAVEVLLEIRGLDKSFGDRKVLQQIDLEVTKGEVVVVLGPSGCGKSTLLRCLNGLEPVQGGEIQYRGQDLTDKKVNWREIRQHIGMVFQNYELFPHMTVLENILLGPLKVQRRNKQEALKQAEQLLERVGLLDRKDAYPRELSGGQKQRIAIVRALCMNPEIMLFDEVTASLDPEMVREVLDVMRELARQGMTMIIVTHEMGFAKSVGDRIVFMDQGQICEMTTPQQFFTQPETERAQHFLDIFQYETT
- a CDS encoding amino acid ABC transporter permease is translated as MQNSGINVLFEGSNFERLLGGLLVTMEIAFISIVIGTVLGIVMGLLRTLKSGPIRFVLRLYLETFRIIPILVWLYVVYFGFTPLLNVNISGELTAIIVFSLWGAAEIGDIVRGALESLPKHQVESGQALGLTYGQLYRHVLIPQAVRRMLPGSINLATRMIKTTSLVVLIGVVEVVKVGQQIIELGVIKAPAASFWVYGFIFILYFLVCYPLSRLSKRFERRWQN
- a CDS encoding amino acid ABC transporter permease — protein: MNLDWEFIVESLPLYGEAMWLTLKIAFWAILFSLIVGLLCSIVLYYKVKGISGIIVAYIELSRNTPLLVQLYFLYYGFTKIGLHMSEMTCAIIGMTFLGGGYMAEAFRGGIEAVSKTQTESGLSLGLSKVQLARYVILPQAFAISVPSLGANAIFLLKETSIVGAIALLDIMNVAKDLIGMYYKTAESLILLVLAYLVLLLPLSMLLTWVERKVRYAEFGD